In Populus nigra chromosome 1, ddPopNigr1.1, whole genome shotgun sequence, one genomic interval encodes:
- the LOC133691831 gene encoding probable UDP-glucosyl transferase 73B6, with product MTQEIWVVPFFGQGHLLPSMELCKHLASRNFRTTLIIPSNFSSAVPSSIHQYPLLEIAELPSSPPPLQQHPGPDPLLPPHKHHNQMAQSLENLISTRSLNPVSRQPACVIVDVMMSWTAEVFAQFEVPTIGFFTSGACSAAMEYAMWKAHLDDLKPGEIRLLQGLPEEMALTHSDLKSRPHRPPDGRGGPPGPMGGPPGPMGGKPGPMGGKPGPMGGFPGPPGDVGPSKMMGPPKPGAPPRWLEEVKGSIAYMINTCDDLEHPFIQYLVDQVKKPVWDIGPLLPELYWKSAGSLLHDHEIRTSRGSNVTEEEVIAWLDSKPPGSAVYVSFGSEVGLEMEENRHLANALEALNRPFIWVIQPGSGRPGPPPGLPSADTEEDYFPHDLDKRVGQRGMIIRGWAPQLLILSHPSVGGFLSHCGWNSTMEAIGRGIPILAWPIRGDQDYNAKLIVKHLKVGCMISDDFSQSIRKDDIIKGIESLMRDEDVKKRAALLCAKFKHGFPASSVDSLDAFRDFINQKGSRLSSAT from the coding sequence ATGACTCAAGAGATATGGGTTGTTCCATTTTTTGGGCAGGGCCATCTCCTACCAAGTATGGAACTTTGCAAACACTTGGCATCAAGAAACTTCAGAACCACCCTTATCATTCCCTCTAACTTCTCCTCCGCTGTCCCCTCCTCTATTCACCAATATCCACTTCTTGAAATAGCTGAATTACCCTCTTCTCCACCACCTTTGCAGCAGCATCCAGGACCCGACCCGCTTCTCCCTCCCCATAAGCATCACAACCAGATGGCACAAAGCCTTGAAAACCTCATTTCAACCCGATCACTGAACCCGGTGTCAAGACAACCCGCTTGTGTTATTGTTGATGTTATGATGAGCTGGACTGCTGAAGTATTTGCACAGTTTGAGGTTCCAACCATTGGGTTTTTCACATCTGGTGCGTGCTCGGCAGCCATGGAGTATGCCATGTGGAAGGCCCACCTGGATGACTTGAAACCTGGGGAGATCCGTTTACTTCAAGGTTTACCGGAGGAAATGGCTCTTACACACTCCGACCTTAAAAGTAGGCCCCACCGGCCTCCGGATGGTAGAGGAGGTCCACCTGGTCCCATGGGCGGGCCACCCGGTCCCATGGGCGGAAAACCCGGTCCCATGGGCGGAAAACCCGGTCCCATGGGCGGATTTCCTGGACCACCAGGTGATGTGGGCCCATCTAAAATGATGGGTCCACCGAAACCCGGTGCACCACCACGATGGTTGGAGGAAGTGAAGGGCTCGATTGCATATATGATCAATACATGCGATGATCTTGAGCATCCATTTATTCAGTATCTAGTTGATCAAGTTAAGAAACCAGTCTGGGATATTGGTCCATTATTACCCGAGCTATATTGGAAATCGGCTGGTTCACTTCTTCATGACCATGAAATTCGAACCAGCCGGGGGTCTAATGTCACCGAAGAGGAAGTGATAGCATGGTTGGATTCAAAACCACCTGGTTCGGCAGTATATGTATCATTCGGTAGTGAAGTGGGTCTTGAAATGGAGGAGAATCGGCATTTGGCAAACGCACTGGAAGCATTAAACCGGCCATTTATTTGGGTGATCCAACCTGGTTCGGGCAGACCAGGTCCACCACCAGGATTACCTAGTGCTGATACTGAAGAAGATTATTTTCCTCATGATCTAGACAAAAGAGTAGGTCAAAGAGGCATGATAATACGTGGATGGGCACCACAACTGTTGATACTAAGCCATCCATCAGTCGGTGGATTTTTATCGCATTGTGGATGGAATTCTACCATGGAAGCTATTGGACGTGGTATCCCAATTTTAGCATGGCCTATCAGAGGTGACCAAGACTATAATGCCAAACTGATAGTGAAGCATCTCAAGGTTGGGTGCATGATTTCTGATGATTTCTCACAATCGATTAGGAAAGACGATATAATCAAGGGAATAGAGAGTCTAATGAGAGACGAAGATGTCAAGAAGAGAGCAGCTTTGCTTTGTGCTAAATTTAAGCATGGGTTTCCAGCGAGCTCAGTGGATTCTCTAGATGCCTTCAGAGATTTCATAAACCAAAAGGGCAGTCGTTTGAGCTCAGCAACTTGA
- the LOC133701508 gene encoding UDP-glycosyltransferase 89B2-like encodes MGMGRDIYVVTGPGQGHLRPCMHLCNLLNIRNYHTTLVLSSTLSSVIPPTFAQNPLTTIAQIAPSSRPLPGCDLLSQQAAEDLRAHLSNRCGVPDLPLPICAIIDFQLGWTGQVFRKFSVPVIGLFTFGASAAAMEWGTWKVQANDVKPGETRLVPGLPEEMAITYWDHKRKELGPPGGLGRIPGGGGPPGPGDKPPWVSEIEWSVGLMFNTCDDLDGPFIKYMEGQTGMPTLGVGPLLPEKHWQSSYSLIGDPVIGEQEGGSNSREQEVIQWLDTKPRGSVLYVAFGSEARRSVDEYKQLADALED; translated from the coding sequence ATGGGAATGGGACGTGATATCTATGTTGTTACAGGTCCCGGCCAAGGCCATCTCCGCCCCTGTATGCACCTCTGCAACCTCCTCAATATACGCAATTACCACACTACCCTCGTTCTCTCTTCTACCCTCTCCTCTGTCATTCCTCCAACTTTCGCTCAAAACCCACTGACCACCATCGCCCAAATCGCACCCTCTTCTCGACCATTACCTGGATGCGACCTCTTAAGCCAACAAGCTGCCGAGGACCTCCGTGCCCACCTCTCCAACAGGTGCGGGGTTCCTGATTTGCCCCTGCCAATCTGTGCCATCATTGATTTCCAGTTGGGCTGGACGGGACAAGTTTTCCGGAAATTCAGTGTTCCGGTAATTGGGTTGTTTACTTTTGGCGCGAGTGCTGCTGCCATGGAGTGGGGTACGTGGAAGGTCcaggctaatgatgtcaagccTGGTGAGACCCGTCTAGTTCCCGGGCTACCGGAAGAAATGGCTATCACTTATTGGgatcacaaaagaaaagaacttggGCCCCCAGGTGGGCTGGGTCGGATACCTGGTGGAGGCGGCCCACCAGGACCGGGTGACAAACCTCCATGGGTCTCAGAAATTGAATGGTCGGTGGGTTTGATGTTTAACACGTGCGATGATCTAGATGGTCCGTTTATTAAATACATGGAGGGTCAAACGGGGATGCCGACATTGGGTGTGGGCCCACTGTTACCCGAGAAGCATTGGCAATCGTCATATAGTTTGATCGGCGATCCTGTGATTGGAGAGCAAGAGGGGGGATCAAATTCGAGGGAGCAAGAAGTGATCCAGTGGCTGGATACAAAGCCACGTGGGTCAGTTCTATACGTTGCTTTTGGTAGCGAAGCGCGTCGCAGCGTAGATGAATATAAGCAACTGGCAGATGCTTTAGAAGATTGA